The following are from one region of the Achromobacter xylosoxidans genome:
- a CDS encoding GNAT family N-acetyltransferase — translation MSTLTFRPATADDVPACVTIRGQTRENAFSVEQLRALGITEDNWAAGVRAGDLRGFVACADGRVTGYCFGDRETGEIVVLALLPESENQGAGKALLRLMVQHLASLGHERLFLACASDPAVRSHGFYRHLGWTPTGERDDAGDDILELSIR, via the coding sequence ATGAGCACATTGACATTCCGCCCCGCCACCGCCGATGACGTCCCTGCCTGCGTGACGATCCGAGGCCAGACCAGAGAGAACGCTTTTTCCGTGGAGCAACTGCGCGCGCTAGGCATCACCGAGGACAACTGGGCCGCCGGCGTACGCGCGGGCGATCTGCGCGGCTTCGTCGCCTGTGCGGACGGCCGTGTGACGGGCTACTGCTTCGGCGACCGCGAGACCGGTGAAATCGTGGTGCTGGCCCTGCTGCCCGAAAGCGAAAACCAGGGCGCAGGCAAGGCGCTGCTGCGGTTGATGGTCCAGCATCTGGCAAGCCTGGGACACGAACGCCTGTTCCTCGCCTGCGCCAGCGATCCCGCCGTGCGCTCCCATGGCTTCTACCGCCACCTGGGTTGGACGCCCACCGGAGAACGCGATGACGCCGGCGACGACATCCTGGAACTGTCGATCAGATAG